Proteins found in one Microbaculum marinisediminis genomic segment:
- a CDS encoding protease inhibitor Inh/omp19 family protein, with the protein MSIRLTPKLGVLLLALPALAACSSNSQRVRPLPPAPAGSVVNQPLADPSAMNTQTPEAPPPPPFDSQADGAMQDTQQMAALPPAQETPTKESVLGQWALAGPGDSCQLFVTLTGWTGGYRASTRGCSSPELTSVGAWNIEGNLVVLKDNEGNPVARLAKAGATQYNGRLDLGGAVSMSR; encoded by the coding sequence ATGTCGATACGATTGACCCCAAAACTGGGCGTTCTGCTCCTTGCGCTTCCGGCGCTGGCGGCGTGCAGCAGCAATTCGCAGCGCGTTCGCCCGTTGCCGCCGGCGCCGGCAGGCTCGGTCGTGAACCAGCCGCTGGCCGATCCGAGCGCCATGAACACCCAGACCCCCGAGGCGCCGCCACCGCCGCCCTTCGATTCGCAGGCGGACGGCGCGATGCAGGACACGCAGCAAATGGCCGCGCTGCCGCCGGCGCAGGAAACGCCGACCAAGGAAAGCGTGCTGGGCCAGTGGGCGCTGGCCGGGCCCGGCGATTCCTGCCAGCTGTTCGTGACGCTGACCGGCTGGACCGGCGGCTATCGCGCCTCGACGCGCGGCTGTTCGTCGCCGGAACTCACCAGCGTCGGCGCCTGGAACATCGAGGGCAACCTGGTCGTCCTGAAGGACAACGAGGGCAATCCGGTCGCCCGCCTCGCCAAGGCAGGCGCCACTCAGTACAACGGGCGCCTCGATCTCGGCGGCGCCGTTTCGATGAGCCGGTAA
- a CDS encoding protease inhibitor Inh/omp19 family protein produces MNRGLQFILIGGVASLLAACQSSSNHVRPTGMTAYGTPTSVVGKPGGNPNATVYSKSKSKSWTSADGRTKVTKTKGRSASVSVDPNAMIASAALLAGGAMASGYGGSGANGSVSAAGAPGYVGAWQMTDGDNYRNCSIDLKPDESFGAYRAWTQGCYTTELFRIGKWQVRGREVVLLDMAGKPQANLRQTGPGRLDGRILANGQPISMWR; encoded by the coding sequence ATGAACCGTGGACTTCAATTCATCCTGATCGGCGGCGTGGCGAGCCTGCTGGCGGCCTGCCAGAGCAGCTCGAACCATGTCCGTCCGACGGGAATGACAGCGTACGGCACGCCGACGAGCGTCGTGGGCAAGCCGGGCGGCAATCCCAATGCCACGGTCTACTCGAAATCCAAGTCGAAATCCTGGACCAGCGCAGACGGCCGCACGAAGGTGACGAAGACCAAGGGGCGGTCGGCCAGCGTGTCTGTGGATCCGAACGCGATGATCGCCAGCGCGGCGTTGCTTGCCGGCGGGGCGATGGCGTCCGGCTATGGCGGGTCGGGTGCCAATGGGAGCGTGTCGGCGGCCGGGGCACCGGGATACGTGGGCGCCTGGCAGATGACCGACGGCGACAACTATCGCAATTGCTCGATCGACCTGAAGCCCGACGAGAGCTTCGGCGCCTATCGGGCGTGGACGCAGGGCTGCTACACGACCGAACTCTTCCGGATCGGCAAGTGGCAGGTCAGGGGGCGCGAGGTCGTGCTCCTGGACATGGCAGGCAAACCGCAGGCCAATCTGCGGCAAACCGGGCCGGGCCGGCTGGACGGGCGTATCCTGGCCAACGGTCAGCCGATCAGCATGTGGCGCTGA
- a CDS encoding GNAT family N-acetyltransferase translates to MPHIGLKEGVIRRVSGTERQDFRDHLLRLSPKSRRSRFTGSVSDLFIEQHVDRLFSSEAIVYGWVVDGVIRAGAELHPVGGPLRATAEAAFSVEEGWQDTGVGTALLGRVLRAARNRGLSRLIMTCLPENARMQRVARKHGARLQWQEGDVHGLINPPVPTPISLWREAMEEGEGFMNALFRPPKVAAE, encoded by the coding sequence ATGCCGCACATCGGTTTGAAGGAGGGCGTCATCCGGAGGGTAAGCGGCACGGAGCGGCAGGATTTCCGTGACCATCTTCTGCGGCTCTCACCGAAGAGCCGACGCAGCCGGTTTACCGGCAGCGTGTCCGACCTGTTCATCGAACAGCATGTCGATCGCCTCTTTTCCTCGGAGGCGATCGTCTACGGCTGGGTCGTCGACGGCGTCATCCGCGCCGGCGCCGAACTGCACCCCGTCGGCGGCCCGCTCCGGGCAACCGCCGAGGCCGCCTTCAGCGTCGAGGAAGGCTGGCAGGATACCGGCGTCGGCACCGCCCTGCTCGGACGCGTCCTGCGCGCCGCGCGGAACCGGGGCCTGAGCCGTCTGATCATGACCTGCCTGCCGGAAAACGCCCGCATGCAGCGGGTCGCGCGCAAGCACGGCGCACGCCTGCAATGGCAGGAGGGCGACGTGCACGGCCTGATCAATCCGCCGGTGCCCACGCCGATATCGTTGTGGCGCGAGGCGATGGAAGAAGGCGAAGGCTTCATGAACGCGCTGTTCCGCCCGCCGAAGGTCGCGGCGGAATAG
- a CDS encoding phosphatase PAP2 family protein, with product MTLEPLSNTGALVFVASGALAALALYAFGWWLLSRGPAMLRRLRPRLGEAYVVARGRPIHEWLGGRFPRLYPALAGRFDPRHFRGLPLTLIAVAGVYLAVVFFGLVEAVLESEGIDAFDDWVVALVAPLRNPYLVKLFTGLTKLGDTATLAAVAIVATGFLWARGPTWGIPAVWIAIAGSQVTTWTGKFLIDRPRPAFLLEVTAWSPSFPSGHATGAMAVYGIVAYVIARDLPVYRRRYDVTYWTGVLIAAIAFSRVYLSVHYPSDIAAGLIVGGFWLLAGIAAAELLRRRPDGTGG from the coding sequence ATGACCCTGGAACCCCTGTCCAATACCGGGGCGTTGGTCTTCGTCGCCTCCGGCGCGCTGGCGGCGCTCGCCCTTTACGCGTTCGGCTGGTGGCTCCTGTCCCGAGGGCCGGCGATGCTGCGCCGGCTGCGGCCCCGTCTGGGCGAAGCCTACGTGGTGGCGCGCGGGCGCCCGATCCACGAATGGCTTGGCGGCCGTTTCCCGCGGCTCTATCCGGCGCTCGCCGGGCGCTTCGATCCGCGGCATTTCCGCGGGCTTCCGCTCACGCTGATCGCGGTGGCAGGGGTTTATCTGGCGGTCGTGTTCTTCGGTCTCGTCGAGGCGGTGCTGGAATCCGAGGGCATCGATGCGTTCGACGACTGGGTCGTCGCGTTGGTCGCGCCGCTGCGTAATCCGTATCTGGTCAAGCTGTTCACCGGGCTGACGAAACTGGGCGACACGGCGACGCTTGCCGCCGTGGCGATCGTGGCGACCGGCTTCCTGTGGGCGCGCGGTCCGACCTGGGGCATCCCGGCTGTGTGGATCGCCATCGCCGGATCACAGGTGACGACATGGACCGGGAAGTTCCTGATCGACCGGCCGCGGCCGGCGTTCCTGCTGGAGGTGACCGCCTGGTCGCCGTCCTTTCCGTCCGGCCATGCCACGGGGGCGATGGCGGTCTACGGCATCGTAGCCTATGTGATCGCCCGCGACCTGCCGGTCTACCGGCGCCGCTACGACGTCACCTACTGGACCGGGGTGCTGATCGCGGCGATCGCCTTCAGCCGCGTCTACCTGTCGGTGCACTACCCGAGCGACATCGCCGCGGGTCTGATCGTCGGCGGCTTCTGGCTGCTGGCGGGGATCGCGGCCGCCGAGCTGTTGCGTCGGCGGCCGGATGGGACGGGCGGCTAG
- a CDS encoding MaoC family dehydratase, translated as MPNSPDLYLEDIRPGLRFDTRSETITEADIIDFAERFDPQYFHVDPEAAKGSAFGGLVASGLHTLSVTMRLFFDLKLWPNGIIGSPGMNEVRWTRPVKPGDTLTSSLEVVAVKPSRSKPDRGVVTTSHETVNQNGETVFTALCLHMVRRRSPA; from the coding sequence ATGCCAAATTCGCCCGATCTGTATCTTGAGGATATCCGTCCCGGATTGCGCTTCGATACGCGCTCCGAGACGATTACCGAAGCCGATATCATCGATTTCGCCGAACGCTTCGATCCGCAGTACTTCCATGTCGATCCCGAAGCGGCGAAAGGATCCGCGTTCGGCGGCCTGGTCGCCTCCGGCCTGCATACGCTGAGCGTGACGATGCGGCTGTTCTTCGATCTCAAGCTCTGGCCGAACGGGATCATCGGCTCGCCCGGCATGAACGAGGTGCGCTGGACGCGCCCCGTCAAGCCCGGCGACACGCTGACCTCGTCACTGGAAGTCGTCGCGGTCAAGCCATCGCGGTCGAAGCCCGACCGCGGCGTCGTCACCACCAGCCACGAGACGGTGAACCAGAACGGCGAGACGGTATTCACCGCCCTCTGCCTGCACATGGTGCGGCGGCGCTCCCCCGCCTGA
- a CDS encoding carnitine 3-dehydrogenase, which translates to MTDIRRVGLIGGGVIGAGWAARCLLNGLDVDLFDPDPEIGRKMEAVLGNARRAYRRLFPDAGAQEGRLRLVSSVEPAVEAADFVQESLPERLDLKQAVLAAASRAAGDDVIFGSSTSGLLPSDMQKDMAGADRLVVGHPFNPVYLMPLVEVCGGALTSEDAKRKAAAFYRSIGMHPLMLKQEIDGFVADRLMEALWREALWLVHDGIATTEEVDEAIRFGPGLRWSFMGTFLTYRIAGGEAGMRHFMAQFGPALKWPWTKLTDVPELTDAFVDRIAGQSDDQAGSMSIRELERLRDNCLVSVLSALRTQGYGAGATVDRHGDLLRDRAQAAAREGGIDPSMPLHLHDCRVESDWTDHSGHMTEGRCLQVFGAASDALLRHVGVDVADSHRGKGYRTAESHVVTIGDAALGEPLYVTTQVLGVEATRLQVFHTLYKRDDDTPVATAEQMLIHVDAGSRRPTSADDRVLDGLNAIAAAQKFLPKPAGAGRFVGA; encoded by the coding sequence ATGACTGACATCCGCAGGGTCGGCCTCATCGGCGGCGGTGTGATCGGCGCGGGCTGGGCGGCGCGCTGCCTGCTCAACGGGCTCGACGTCGATCTTTTCGACCCCGATCCCGAGATCGGCCGCAAGATGGAAGCGGTGCTCGGCAACGCCAGGCGCGCCTATCGCCGGCTGTTCCCCGACGCCGGCGCGCAGGAAGGGAGGCTGCGCCTCGTCTCCTCTGTCGAGCCCGCCGTCGAGGCCGCGGATTTCGTGCAGGAGAGCCTGCCGGAGCGCCTGGATCTCAAGCAGGCGGTGCTCGCGGCGGCGAGCCGGGCGGCGGGGGACGACGTCATCTTCGGTTCGTCGACCTCGGGTCTCCTGCCGAGCGACATGCAGAAAGACATGGCCGGGGCGGACCGGCTGGTCGTCGGCCATCCGTTCAATCCGGTCTACCTGATGCCGCTGGTCGAGGTCTGCGGCGGGGCGCTGACATCAGAGGACGCAAAGCGGAAGGCGGCTGCGTTCTACCGATCGATCGGCATGCATCCCCTGATGCTGAAGCAGGAGATCGACGGCTTCGTCGCCGACCGGCTGATGGAGGCACTGTGGCGCGAGGCGCTTTGGCTCGTCCATGACGGCATCGCCACGACGGAGGAAGTCGACGAGGCGATCCGCTTCGGGCCGGGACTCCGCTGGTCGTTCATGGGGACCTTCCTGACCTACCGGATCGCCGGCGGCGAGGCGGGCATGCGCCACTTCATGGCGCAGTTCGGCCCGGCGCTGAAATGGCCGTGGACGAAACTGACCGACGTGCCGGAGCTGACCGACGCCTTCGTCGACCGAATTGCCGGCCAGTCCGACGATCAGGCCGGGAGCATGTCGATCCGCGAGCTGGAACGGCTGCGCGACAACTGCCTTGTCTCGGTGCTCTCGGCGCTCAGGACACAGGGCTACGGGGCCGGGGCGACCGTGGACCGCCACGGGGACCTGCTGCGGGACAGGGCGCAGGCCGCGGCGCGCGAAGGAGGCATCGATCCGTCGATGCCGCTGCATCTGCACGACTGCCGGGTCGAGAGCGACTGGACCGACCATAGCGGCCACATGACCGAGGGCCGTTGTCTCCAGGTGTTCGGGGCCGCGTCAGACGCGCTGTTGCGCCATGTCGGCGTCGATGTTGCCGACAGTCATAGGGGGAAAGGGTACCGCACGGCCGAGAGCCATGTCGTGACCATCGGCGACGCCGCCCTGGGCGAGCCGCTCTACGTGACGACGCAGGTGCTCGGCGTGGAGGCGACGCGGCTGCAGGTCTTCCACACGCTCTACAAGCGCGACGACGACACGCCGGTGGCGACGGCAGAGCAGATGCTGATCCATGTCGACGCGGGGTCCCGCCGGCCAACGTCGGCCGACGATAGGGTGCTGGACGGCCTTAATGCCATCGCCGCGGCGCAGAAATTCCTGCCGAAACCCGCCGGTGCCGGGCGCTTCGTCGGCGCTTGA
- a CDS encoding 3-keto-5-aminohexanoate cleavage protein: MNTDVFITCAVTGAGDTAGRSEHVPVTPEQIAHSAIEAARAGAAIAHIHVRDPETGRGARDPKLYAEVVDRVRSSGVDVVLNLTAGMGGDLVLGGTERPLPVDERGTDMAGATERLVHVEALLPEICTLDCGSMNFAAGGDYVMTNTPDMLRAMAKRIQAAGVKPELEVFDFGHMVMVKELIEEGLIDDPAMIQLCMGIPYGAPDDPDTLLALARQLPRGAVFSAFSIGRMQLPTVAMAALAGGNVRVGLEDNLYLSRGQLATNAMLVERAVTILEAMNARVLGPDEVRGRLNLQKRW; encoded by the coding sequence ATGAATACCGACGTATTCATCACCTGCGCGGTGACGGGCGCGGGCGACACGGCGGGCAGGAGCGAGCACGTGCCGGTGACGCCGGAGCAGATCGCCCATTCGGCGATCGAGGCGGCGAGGGCCGGAGCGGCCATCGCCCATATCCATGTCCGCGATCCGGAGACCGGCAGGGGCGCGCGCGATCCCAAACTGTACGCGGAGGTGGTCGATCGGGTGCGTTCGTCCGGCGTCGATGTCGTGCTCAACCTGACCGCGGGGATGGGCGGCGATCTGGTGCTTGGCGGCACGGAAAGGCCGCTGCCCGTCGACGAGCGGGGCACCGACATGGCCGGTGCGACGGAGCGCCTTGTCCATGTCGAGGCGCTGCTGCCGGAAATCTGCACGCTGGACTGCGGCTCGATGAACTTCGCCGCCGGCGGCGACTACGTGATGACCAACACGCCCGACATGCTGCGGGCCATGGCCAAGCGCATCCAGGCGGCCGGCGTGAAACCGGAACTGGAGGTCTTCGACTTCGGCCACATGGTCATGGTCAAGGAGCTGATCGAGGAGGGCCTGATCGACGATCCGGCTATGATCCAGCTTTGCATGGGCATTCCCTACGGCGCGCCGGACGATCCCGACACCTTGCTGGCGCTTGCCCGCCAACTGCCCAGGGGCGCCGTGTTCTCGGCCTTCTCGATCGGCCGCATGCAGCTGCCCACTGTGGCGATGGCCGCCCTTGCCGGCGGCAACGTTCGGGTCGGGCTGGAGGACAATCTCTATCTGTCGCGCGGGCAGCTTGCGACCAATGCCATGCTGGTCGAGCGCGCGGTGACCATCCTCGAGGCGATGAACGCCCGTGTGCTCGGTCCCGACGAGGTGCGCGGCAGGCTCAATCTGCAGAAGCGGTGGTGA
- a CDS encoding GFA family protein, with the protein MGEPRRIKYLELPLTGGCACGRIRYEITVPPIDAGYCHCGLCRLTTGAVMLAWATVPIDGFRYVVGEPSVYRSSEWGERRFCSNCGAQFEYRAQKEPKVVDVNIGLLDQPDQVPPASHVWVEDEVTWLKIQDDLPRYLGRGPEN; encoded by the coding sequence ATGGGTGAGCCACGCAGGATCAAGTACCTGGAACTGCCGCTGACGGGCGGATGCGCGTGCGGGCGTATCCGCTACGAGATCACGGTGCCGCCGATCGATGCCGGCTATTGCCACTGCGGCCTGTGCCGGCTGACCACGGGGGCGGTGATGCTCGCCTGGGCGACGGTCCCGATCGACGGTTTCAGGTATGTGGTCGGCGAGCCGAGCGTCTATCGGTCCAGCGAATGGGGCGAGCGCCGGTTCTGTTCGAATTGTGGTGCCCAGTTCGAATACAGGGCGCAGAAGGAGCCGAAGGTCGTCGACGTCAATATCGGTCTCCTTGATCAGCCCGATCAGGTGCCGCCGGCGAGCCATGTCTGGGTCGAGGACGAAGTGACATGGCTCAAGATCCAGGACGACCTGCCGCGTTACCTCGGGCGAGGGCCGGAAAACTGA
- a CDS encoding L,D-transpeptidase yields MKRIALAIAVAAAALAAGTPANANANVQFDPLTMRVMKPARVATTAQQVKRIPREIVRYAGPYAPGTIVVDTNERRLYYVMDGGQAIRYGIGVARPGFEWSGAHKISMKREWPGWTPPEEMKKRQPGLPDYMPGGIDNPLGARALYIGSTIYRIHGSNQPASIGQAMSSGCIRMLNEDVVDLYERVRIGAQVVVL; encoded by the coding sequence ATGAAACGGATCGCTCTTGCCATTGCGGTCGCCGCAGCCGCGCTCGCGGCCGGCACTCCGGCGAATGCCAACGCCAATGTTCAATTCGACCCGTTGACGATGCGGGTGATGAAGCCGGCCCGTGTCGCCACGACCGCACAGCAAGTCAAGCGGATCCCCCGCGAGATCGTCCGCTACGCCGGTCCCTACGCCCCGGGCACCATCGTCGTCGATACCAATGAGCGCCGGCTCTACTATGTGATGGATGGCGGACAGGCCATCCGCTACGGGATCGGCGTCGCTCGTCCCGGCTTCGAGTGGTCCGGTGCGCACAAGATCTCGATGAAGCGCGAATGGCCGGGCTGGACGCCGCCGGAAGAGATGAAGAAACGGCAGCCGGGCCTGCCCGACTACATGCCCGGCGGCATCGACAATCCGCTGGGCGCGCGCGCCCTGTATATCGGCTCGACCATCTATCGCATTCACGGCTCGAACCAGCCGGCCTCGATCGGCCAGGCCATGTCGTCGGGCTGCATCCGTATGCTCAACGAGGACGTCGTCGACCTCTACGAACGCGTCAGGATCGGCGCCCAGGTCGTCGTCCTCTGA
- a CDS encoding response regulator translates to MTDNPHILVVDDDPDVREMVRDYLLTNEFLVSTAENGAAMKAVLAERPVHVVVLDLKMPGEDGFTLTRYLRDRGPVGIIMLTGSGEMVDRVVGLELGADDYLTKPFDPRELLARIRSLLRRLASGEARDDEPPATMGHEVVMGRCILNLDSKRLYTREGEDVPMTSMEFDLLKSFAECPNRVLSRDQLLDMAHNRDMEAFDRSIDIRIMRLRRKIETDPSKPEVLKTVRGLGYMFVPAGKRARSALD, encoded by the coding sequence GTGACTGACAATCCTCATATATTGGTCGTCGACGACGATCCGGACGTGCGGGAGATGGTCCGAGACTACCTCCTGACCAACGAGTTCCTCGTGTCCACGGCCGAGAACGGTGCGGCGATGAAGGCGGTTCTGGCCGAAAGGCCCGTTCATGTCGTTGTGCTCGACCTGAAGATGCCCGGTGAGGACGGATTTACCCTTACCCGCTATCTCCGCGATCGCGGCCCGGTCGGCATCATCATGCTGACCGGCAGCGGCGAGATGGTCGACCGGGTGGTCGGCCTCGAGCTCGGCGCCGACGACTATCTGACCAAGCCCTTCGACCCGCGCGAGCTGCTGGCCCGCATCCGCAGCCTGCTCAGGCGGCTGGCAAGCGGCGAGGCGCGCGACGACGAGCCGCCGGCCACGATGGGGCACGAGGTCGTCATGGGACGCTGCATCCTCAATCTCGATTCCAAGCGGCTCTATACCCGCGAGGGCGAAGACGTGCCGATGACGTCGATGGAGTTCGATCTGCTGAAGTCCTTCGCCGAGTGCCCGAACAGGGTGCTGTCGCGCGACCAGCTGCTCGACATGGCGCACAACCGGGACATGGAGGCCTTCGACCGGTCGATCGACATCCGCATCATGCGGCTTCGGCGGAAGATCGAAACCGACCCGAGCAAGCCGGAAGTGCTCAAGACCGTGCGCGGCCTCGGCTACATGTTCGTGCCGGCGGGAAAGCGGGCGAGAAGCGCGCTGGACTAA
- the aroQ gene encoding type II 3-dehydroquinate dehydratase has translation MTRKILVLNGPNLNLLGTREPDIYGYDTLGDIEARLRERGAALGLEIDFRQSNHEGELVTWIQEGRGTVVGGMINPAGYTTTSVALLDAILACGYPVLEVHLSNIHQREAFRQKSLISTAAKGVICGLGPAGYMLALDALDGLTAK, from the coding sequence ATGACCCGCAAGATCCTCGTCCTCAACGGGCCGAACCTCAATCTCCTGGGAACCCGGGAGCCGGACATCTACGGATACGATACGCTCGGCGATATCGAGGCGCGGCTGCGCGAGCGCGGCGCCGCCCTCGGCCTCGAGATCGATTTCCGCCAGTCGAACCACGAGGGCGAGCTGGTGACCTGGATACAGGAGGGCCGCGGCACGGTCGTCGGCGGGATGATCAACCCCGCCGGCTACACGACCACCTCCGTCGCGCTGCTCGACGCCATTCTGGCGTGCGGCTATCCCGTGCTCGAGGTGCACCTCAGCAATATCCACCAGCGTGAGGCATTCCGGCAGAAATCGCTGATCTCGACCGCCGCGAAGGGCGTGATCTGCGGCCTTGGCCCCGCCGGGTACATGCTGGCGCTGGACGCTCTCGACGGGCTGACCGCGAAATAG
- a CDS encoding ATP-binding response regulator, producing MMNDDDLVIVLGDEAEPGTPDPGEPWKIVVVDDDPAVHDGTRFALHGYSLQNRGLEILSAYSAEEGRRLIAEHPDTAVVLLDVVMETDTAGLELVGQIRSELNNETVRIILRTGQPGQAPERRVIVDFDINDYKAKTELTADKLFTTLTAALRSYEQLRRMDETLRGLEVIIDAASTLFDAHSIERLTEAVLEKLARLVAGACSGVAVLGSGKAGWQDMAVIAACGSYESADRPASAADLSDDARALIDAAVDEDGIVFGESDFAACFRFRTNREVAFLLETGGGLSETDRALIEVFCSRLAVAFDNVVLYEELQEANTRLEERVAQRTEELNRANAFKKEVLGIVAHDLKNPLSVILGRADMLRQQVTRDPLPADSIRKQVDQITLSAQRMTSMIEGLIREAMNDALDITIRRHPLDLVRLVHAVAENNRPLAERKSQDVAVAAPMSLPIRADYDRLREAIENLVSNAIKYTPAGGRIRISADQNGSLATICVSDTGPGLSEEDRTRLFGRFQRLSAQPTGGESSTGLGLSIVKRIVELHGGAISAEPTLADSGTTFRIELPLSQ from the coding sequence GTGATGAACGACGACGATCTTGTCATTGTTCTCGGCGACGAAGCCGAGCCGGGCACACCGGATCCGGGAGAACCCTGGAAGATCGTCGTCGTCGACGACGATCCCGCCGTTCATGACGGCACGCGCTTCGCCCTGCACGGCTACAGCCTGCAGAATCGCGGCCTGGAGATCCTTTCGGCCTATTCCGCCGAAGAAGGCCGGCGCCTGATCGCCGAGCACCCGGACACGGCCGTGGTGCTGCTTGATGTCGTCATGGAGACGGACACGGCCGGGCTGGAGCTGGTCGGACAAATCCGCTCCGAGCTGAACAACGAGACCGTCCGTATCATCCTGCGGACCGGCCAGCCGGGACAGGCGCCGGAACGGCGCGTCATCGTCGACTTCGACATCAACGACTACAAGGCGAAGACCGAGCTAACCGCCGACAAGCTTTTCACCACCCTGACCGCGGCGCTGCGCTCCTACGAGCAGCTTCGCCGCATGGACGAGACCCTGCGGGGCCTCGAGGTCATCATCGACGCCGCCTCGACCCTGTTCGACGCCCACTCCATCGAGCGATTGACGGAAGCGGTGCTCGAGAAGCTCGCCCGACTGGTCGCAGGCGCGTGCAGCGGTGTCGCCGTTCTCGGCAGCGGCAAGGCCGGCTGGCAGGACATGGCGGTGATCGCCGCGTGCGGATCCTATGAGTCTGCCGACCGGCCGGCATCCGCCGCCGACCTGAGCGACGACGCGCGCGCCCTTATCGACGCCGCGGTCGACGAAGACGGCATCGTGTTCGGCGAGTCGGATTTTGCGGCGTGCTTTCGTTTCCGGACGAACCGCGAGGTCGCATTCCTGCTCGAGACCGGCGGGGGACTGTCGGAAACCGATCGGGCGCTGATCGAGGTCTTTTGCAGCCGGCTGGCGGTCGCGTTCGATAACGTCGTCCTCTACGAAGAACTGCAGGAAGCGAACACCCGGCTGGAGGAGCGCGTCGCCCAGCGCACCGAGGAACTCAACCGCGCCAACGCCTTCAAGAAGGAGGTCCTCGGGATCGTGGCGCACGACCTGAAGAATCCCCTTAGCGTCATCCTCGGTCGCGCCGACATGCTGCGCCAGCAGGTGACGCGCGATCCCCTGCCCGCCGACAGCATCCGCAAGCAGGTCGACCAGATCACCCTGTCCGCGCAACGGATGACGTCGATGATCGAGGGGCTGATCAGGGAGGCGATGAACGACGCGCTCGACATCACGATCCGCCGCCATCCGCTCGATCTCGTCCGTCTCGTCCACGCGGTCGCCGAGAACAATCGGCCGCTGGCCGAGCGCAAATCGCAGGATGTCGCGGTGGCGGCGCCGATGTCGCTGCCGATCCGGGCCGATTACGACCGGTTGCGCGAGGCGATCGAAAATCTGGTGTCGAACGCCATCAAGTACACGCCCGCTGGCGGCCGTATCCGGATTTCCGCTGACCAGAACGGCAGCCTCGCGACGATCTGCGTCTCCGATACCGGCCCCGGCCTGTCGGAAGAAGACAGGACCCGCCTGTTCGGCCGCTTCCAGCGCCTGTCGGCGCAGCCCACAGGCGGCGAAAGCTCGACCGGCCTGGGCCTGTCGATCGTCAAGCGGATCGTCGAGCTGCACGGCGGCGCCATCTCCGCCGAGCCGACGCTGGCCGACAGTGGCACCACCTTCCGGATCGAGCTGCCACTCTCGCAATGA
- the pobA gene encoding 4-hydroxybenzoate 3-monooxygenase, with amino-acid sequence MRTQVGIIGGGPSGLLLSQLLHLQGIDTVVLERHSRDYVLGRIRAGVLEHGFADLMREAQVSDRMDAEGEIHDGFDIAYDGKRHRVDLKGLTGGNTVIVYGQTELTRDLYEGRDRLGGVVVHNAEDVTPHAFDGNGSPYLTYRLGEAVHRVDCDFIVGCDGFHGVSRTSIPKDVLKEYETVYPIGWLGVLSRTPPVSKELIYVNHERGFALCSLRSQVLSRYYVQCTLDDSVEDWSDERFWAELIARLPEDAAATIVTGPSIEKSIAPLRSYVAEPMRYRNLFLAGDAAHIVPPTGARGLNSAASDIYYLYHAMVDHYRKGDPTGLDRYSERALARVWKGQRFSWWMTRLLHRFPDANDFDRRLQKTELDYLFSSQAAMQSLAENYVGLPF; translated from the coding sequence ATGCGCACCCAGGTGGGGATCATCGGTGGCGGTCCGTCGGGACTGCTGCTGTCGCAGTTGCTGCACCTCCAGGGTATCGACACTGTCGTCCTGGAGCGCCACAGCCGGGACTACGTGCTGGGCCGCATTCGCGCGGGGGTGCTCGAGCACGGCTTCGCCGACCTGATGCGCGAGGCGCAGGTCTCCGATCGCATGGACGCCGAAGGCGAGATCCACGACGGGTTCGACATCGCCTATGACGGCAAGCGGCACCGGGTCGACCTGAAGGGCCTGACCGGCGGCAACACCGTCATCGTCTACGGGCAGACGGAGCTGACCAGGGATCTCTACGAGGGCCGCGACCGGTTGGGCGGCGTCGTCGTCCACAATGCCGAAGACGTTACGCCGCATGCCTTCGACGGCAACGGGTCGCCCTATCTCACCTACCGGCTCGGCGAAGCGGTGCATCGCGTCGACTGCGACTTCATCGTCGGTTGCGACGGCTTCCACGGCGTCAGCCGCACGTCGATCCCGAAGGACGTCCTGAAGGAGTACGAAACCGTCTATCCGATCGGCTGGCTGGGCGTCCTGTCACGCACGCCGCCGGTCTCCAAGGAACTGATCTACGTCAACCACGAGCGCGGCTTCGCGCTGTGCTCGCTACGGTCACAGGTGCTCAGCCGCTATTACGTCCAGTGCACGCTCGACGACAGTGTCGAGGATTGGTCGGATGAGCGGTTCTGGGCCGAGCTGATCGCCAGGTTGCCGGAGGACGCCGCCGCGACGATCGTCACCGGACCATCGATCGAAAAGTCGATCGCGCCGCTGCGCAGCTACGTGGCCGAGCCGATGCGCTATCGCAACCTTTTTCTGGCGGGCGATGCCGCGCATATCGTGCCGCCGACCGGCGCGCGCGGCCTCAACAGCGCGGCGTCGGACATCTACTATCTCTATCACGCGATGGTCGACCACTACAGGAAGGGCGATCCGACCGGTCTCGACCGCTACTCCGAGCGCGCGCTGGCGCGGGTCTGGAAGGGCCAGCGGTTTTCCTGGTGGATGACGCGGCTCCTACACCGTTTCCCCGACGCCAACGATTTCGACCGGCGCCTGCAGAAGACCGAGCTCGATTATCTGTTCTCGTCGCAGGCGGCGATGCAGTCGCTGGCGGAAAACTACGTCGGGCTGCCGTTCTGA